A region of Mammaliicoccus sp. Dog046 DNA encodes the following proteins:
- a CDS encoding TetR-like C-terminal domain-containing protein produces MAEDRRVRKSKNAIKKAFIELLKENRIEKITIQEISDLADVNRGTFYLNYEDKYALLDEMENEQIEKIRGMVDISKMALDQTSTASFIDDFAKKIIGKVITHIDDNIDFYKVILTLERKSKIENQFSVFVRNNLEFLIDEGEDVFGIPEEYYLSYITGSMISMIKYWVNDENRVSVDELVNYSATIAGTGPLTIMRKLVDKKFNRD; encoded by the coding sequence ATGGCTGAAGATCGTCGAGTTAGAAAAAGTAAAAATGCGATTAAAAAAGCATTTATTGAGTTGTTGAAAGAAAATAGAATTGAAAAAATTACGATTCAAGAAATTTCAGATTTAGCGGATGTAAATAGAGGTACATTTTATTTAAATTATGAAGATAAGTATGCACTTTTAGATGAAATGGAAAATGAGCAAATTGAAAAAATTAGAGGCATGGTAGATATCAGTAAAATGGCTTTAGATCAAACATCTACGGCATCGTTCATAGACGATTTCGCTAAGAAAATAATTGGAAAAGTAATTACGCACATAGATGATAATATAGATTTTTATAAAGTGATATTAACATTAGAAAGAAAAAGTAAAATAGAGAATCAATTTAGCGTTTTTGTAAGAAATAATTTGGAATTTTTAATAGATGAAGGAGAAGATGTATTCGGAATTCCTGAAGAATATTATTTAAGTTACATTACAGGATCGATGATATCGATGATTAAATATTGGGTGAACGACGAAAATCGTGTTTCGGTTGATGAACTCGTCAATTATTCAGCAACAATTGCAGGAACAGGTCCATTGACTATCATGAGGAAACTTGTTGATAAAAAATTTAATCGAGATTAA